From the genome of Sphingobacterium sp. UGAL515B_05:
ATTTGCTCTTTGTAATAAGCATCCCAATCAAAATTATCTTTATTACAAGCCGTAAAAAGAACCCCCAGACACAAAAACGCCATTAATAATTTCGTGATATTTTTCATAATTTCTTAAAGTGTGTATTAATTATAAAATCCAAAACGCAGGAATGATGGAATTCGCTACAAGTAAATGTTAAATTATTCTAAAAAAACAGCTAACTCCTTTGAATTCAGGTATTTTTGTTGTATGCTTTTTAGACGAAATTCACGATCAAAACGTAGGAGAGTTGGGAAGATCATTTTTCTCCCTTGTAACAATTGCAAAGCTAAAGGATGGTATTGTCCTGTTTTCTTTCTTTTGCTTAAGGGCTTCCATATACTAAGGTCAAAAGCAATGTCTTGGATAGATTCTGCATCTAAATGAACGGCGTAATAGCGCTTGTTGATTAATTGGGCAATCTCCTTTTTTGTAAAGATTTCCTGTTCCATTTTCCGGCAATAGCTGCACCAATCTGTATGAATAAAGAGGAGTGTTTCGCGAGGGGAAACGGCCAAGAGTGAGTCCAGTTCCGTAAAATCAATCCAATTTATCCGCTCCTGTCCTTGAGAACAGAGCGGATAAAAGAATAGGATCAATAGCACATATATTTTTTGGAAATGCTTCATATCCCAAATCCATGTTAATGAAAATGACCAACACGAAGGCCAAATGTATAAGTTCGCGGGCGTGTTGGACCATAGATATAGTCTGAATCGCGGAGCGCTCCCTTGTCAAAATCTTTTTGGAAAGCATTGAACATGTTTTGTACACCACCAAAAATCTCAATGCTGAAATCTTTATGTATTGGAAAGGTATACCCTAAGCGGAGGTTCAGCTCAACAAAGTCCCGGGCATTTTTAAGGGTCATTACATCATTTTGGATGTGTGGAACAATCATC
Proteins encoded in this window:
- a CDS encoding thioredoxin family protein; the protein is MKHFQKIYVLLILFFYPLCSQGQERINWIDFTELDSLLAVSPRETLLFIHTDWCSYCRKMEQEIFTKKEIAQLINKRYYAVHLDAESIQDIAFDLSIWKPLSKRKKTGQYHPLALQLLQGRKMIFPTLLRFDREFRLKSIQQKYLNSKELAVFLE